One Beggiatoa leptomitoformis DNA segment encodes these proteins:
- the grxC gene encoding glutaredoxin 3 gives MPAVRMYSTRICPYCMMAERLLNQKGVQVEKILIDHDREQMQKMIELTQRRTVPQIFIGEYHVGGYDDLVALEVAGKLDELLKAD, from the coding sequence ATGCCCGCGGTTCGTATGTATAGTACCCGTATTTGTCCTTATTGCATGATGGCAGAGCGTTTATTAAATCAAAAAGGGGTGCAAGTAGAAAAAATCCTGATTGATCATGATCGCGAGCAAATGCAAAAAATGATAGAACTCACGCAACGGCGTACTGTGCCACAAATTTTTATTGGTGAATATCATGTGGGTGGCTACGATGACCTCGTCGCATTAGAAGTTGCTGGTAAACTAGACGAATTATTAAAAGCAGATTAA
- a CDS encoding OmpA family protein — MVDISARKVLVGMVAGALLSSAFSTQAAEDERTYRLMSGQGTPVMSGTGDCVITPNSPNVPNLNAKECGDKLQSTQCPHLYIYPGNVTLVVESLTPEQKAKGVDAKGCPLDTDRDTVPDFMDLCPTNTSAEIAEGVWGDAKNPPQEQGDRIGCPIDSDHDGVPDYRDKCPGTPRGTSVDADGCPAVSGRTVEILGGDVTFAFNKADLTPQGKATLDKIAANIVKDITYVYDIGVTGHTDSVGSDKYNQTLSERRAKSAADYLVSKGVPAAKVKMKGEGELKPIADNKTAEGRAKNRRVEIEIRTTHSTN; from the coding sequence ATGGTAGATATCTCTGCTCGTAAAGTCTTAGTCGGAATGGTGGCAGGGGCGTTGTTGTCCTCCGCATTTTCCACTCAAGCCGCTGAAGATGAAAGAACTTATCGTTTGATGAGTGGTCAAGGTACACCCGTTATGTCAGGGACAGGGGATTGTGTGATTACACCCAATTCACCCAATGTGCCTAACCTCAACGCCAAAGAATGCGGTGACAAACTGCAATCTACACAATGTCCTCACCTTTATATTTATCCAGGTAATGTGACATTAGTGGTTGAAAGCCTGACCCCTGAGCAAAAAGCTAAGGGTGTGGATGCAAAAGGATGTCCTTTAGATACAGACCGCGACACTGTGCCTGACTTTATGGACTTATGCCCCACTAACACCTCAGCAGAAATTGCCGAAGGTGTCTGGGGTGATGCGAAGAATCCTCCTCAAGAACAAGGGGATAGAATCGGGTGTCCGATTGATTCCGACCATGACGGCGTGCCAGATTATCGTGACAAATGTCCCGGTACTCCACGCGGTACTTCTGTTGACGCAGACGGATGTCCCGCTGTTTCTGGCAGAACGGTTGAAATCTTAGGTGGTGATGTTACCTTCGCGTTCAATAAAGCCGACTTAACCCCTCAAGGTAAAGCAACCTTAGACAAGATTGCTGCCAATATCGTCAAAGACATTACTTATGTCTATGATATCGGTGTCACAGGTCATACTGACAGCGTTGGTTCTGACAAGTACAACCAAACCTTATCTGAACGTCGTGCCAAGTCTGCGGCAGACTACTTAGTGAGCAAAGGCGTACCTGCTGCTAAAGTGAAGATGAAGGGTGAAGGCGAGCTCAAGCCAATTGCTGACAATAAGACAGCAGAAGGTCGTGCGAAGAACCGTCGTGTGGAAATCGAAATTAGAACCACACACTCAACAAACTAA
- the rfbB gene encoding dTDP-glucose 4,6-dehydratase has protein sequence MKLIITGGAGFIGSAVIRHLIHNTQHHVLNLDKLTYAGNLDSLVSIADNPRYQFVQLDICDHAGLQTLLAQYQPDAIMHLAAESHVDRSIDGPADFIQTNIVGTYTLLEATRQYWNSLESDKKARFRFHHVSTDEVYGSLGEAGLFTETTAYQPNSPYSASKASSDHLVRAWHHTFGLPVVTTNCSNNYGGYQFPEKLIPLMILNGLEGKPLPVYGKGENIRDWLYVDDHARALCLVLTDGKIGETYNIGGHNEQKNIDVVLLICALLDELCPNSPHKPHKQLIKYVTDRPGHDLRYAIDANKIKETLGWIPAETFATGLRKTVQWYLDNPDWWQRVRDGSYRGERLGLG, from the coding sequence ATGAAACTCATCATCACTGGCGGTGCGGGCTTTATCGGCTCTGCGGTTATCCGCCACCTTATTCATAACACCCAACACCATGTTTTAAACTTAGATAAACTGACTTATGCAGGCAATTTAGACTCCCTCGTGAGCATTGCTGACAATCCACGTTATCAATTTGTGCAACTGGATATTTGTGACCATGCAGGTCTGCAAACCCTCTTAGCACAATATCAACCTGATGCCATCATGCACTTAGCGGCAGAATCGCATGTTGACCGCTCTATTGATGGTCCTGCTGATTTTATTCAAACAAATATTGTTGGCACTTACACTTTATTAGAAGCGACACGACAATATTGGAACAGTTTAGAAAGTGATAAAAAAGCGCGTTTTCGCTTCCATCATGTATCCACCGATGAAGTCTATGGTAGCTTAGGAGAAGCGGGATTATTTACTGAAACCACTGCCTACCAGCCTAATTCCCCCTACTCTGCCAGTAAAGCCTCTTCCGACCATTTGGTGCGTGCATGGCATCATACTTTTGGCTTACCTGTTGTGACCACGAATTGTTCAAACAACTACGGGGGTTATCAATTCCCTGAAAAACTTATCCCGTTAATGATACTCAATGGATTGGAAGGTAAACCCCTACCCGTTTATGGTAAGGGCGAGAATATTCGCGATTGGCTTTATGTTGATGACCACGCTCGCGCGCTCTGCTTGGTTCTAACCGATGGCAAAATTGGTGAAACCTATAATATTGGGGGGCATAATGAGCAAAAAAATATCGATGTTGTTCTCCTCATTTGTGCCTTACTCGACGAATTATGCCCTAACTCCCCTCATAAACCCCACAAACAACTGATTAAATACGTTACTGACCGCCCGGGTCATGATTTACGTTACGCCATTGATGCCAATAAAATTAAAGAGACACTGGGCTGGATACCAGCAGAAACCTTCGCAACAGGGCTACGCAAAACCGTTCAATGGTATTTAGACAATCCAGACTGGTGGCAACGGGTGCGCGATGGTAGCTATCGCGGAGAACGTCTAGGACTTGGCTAA